The genomic segment GGGATTCTGTTCATAAGGAACCTTCTGCATTGGACAGTAGTCTTCAAACTTTGTCTTCAGAGCCTCGATGCTCTGATCTTCTCCCCGGGCATACCGGATGCTCTCTCTGGCCTTTATCCCGTTTTCGCCTGTTGAAGAACAAACACGACTCAATTCCAACACATTATGTATTTTCACATAAATGGTTACACTTCCCTCACAGTGCACAGATGTGTGCGGGCAtcttcagactcacacactcaaagtAATCAGTGATCAACATCACGCCACACATCTAGGCAATCGGCCTCCAATCAGGTTTAATCTTGCGCACACAAGATGAGCTGTGTAATCTGGATTTGGAGTGTCACTATACTGTCAGATTACAGGCAGGGGTGGACGGATTATACATTTTCCCAAggacactctgtgtgtgtttgttggtgttttgATGGAGTTTGTGGTGCAGCACCTTCTTCTGTGGTGGAGATCTCTCCGGTGTTGGGGTCGATCTGGAACAGGAGGATGTGGTTTTTAGTGGGCACCTGGCTGACCAGGCTGTAGCGCAGATGAGCATTAGGAGTCTCGGGGTCGTCCGCGTCCGATGCAAACACACGGGTGAATGCGGTACCTGGAACAGAACCAGGAAGAgaacaaaccaataaataacATTGTTTTGTAGTACTTCATGACTGGATTCTTATggagagaaaatacagaaatacatctCCATCCAAAACATGAGCCAAGTGCTGAAAACTCACTGCCCTCAATGTGCATTAACTTTACAATGACAACAGTTATTCAACTGCCTCAGGACATGTTTGTATTCATGGCACATTTATTTCTACAGTTTcaagtgtttcttcttctctcacccGCTGCACTGTGTTCTCTAACCACAGCCGTGTAGTCACTCTGGTCGAAGGTTGGAGCCTTGTTGTTGATGTCCAACACATTTATGGTCACGTAAACTGGACCATCCACCACTTCATCATCTACTAGCGCCTCcgcctggacacacacacacaaacacacacacacgtatcaaTACAGGTTTGCTGTTACAGTGCATAGGTGTaattctctgtgtgtttattaataAGAAGACCTTGATAATGTAATGGTTATCTCGAGACCAGTCCAGTGGTCTCTCCAGGAAGAGCCAGCCGTCATTTGAAATCTTGATGTCTTCCTGACCTTCTCCACTCAGCCGGAAACTATTCACACCTGGATGTGTCACTTGGAACTATGGGAGGAAAAACAGATTTTGTTTATTGCAAGGTTAGACTAAACATCCTTATTGGCTGCCATTCaatgaaaaaatacagaaaaactaaaagatCTAATACTGCAGTGTAGAAATTCTCAAATATCACATttaattcaaaaatatattatcaACAACGTGTatttcaaatatcaaaagtaaaagtacttggcCCCTGTGACTAATATATGAACATAAATGACTTCATCAGATTGATGATATTAATGCATCAAAGCATAAGTAGCATAAACTGGTGCTTGAGGTTCCAGTGGTTTAATTTGATGGGGAATGAGATGATTAAtgggagaaaaataaatcaaaattgaAAAGCTTATATACAAGTTTTGCCAAAAACAATTACTAAATGAAACCAGGCGAAAAGATCAAAAGAAAAATCTCCTCTTGGTGGAACTGCTTTAACACATCTGACTCATGTGACAGATGTGTACACACTGCTTTTTCGAAAGGGCTTTTATAATAGATTTAAAAACGAAATGAAGTGCACACATAAAGTCACGTAAACCAGAAATATTCATTTGTGTATTACCTGATAAATGGGATACGGCACCAGTGTCCCCTCTGGCACATCCAGCACTGTGTTCTCAAACGggcctttcttctcctccaggttctTCCCACCAGCCTatcacagcacagacacagaggtcGAAGGTCACTGAATACAGTACGGGCCGAGGGGAAAAGGAACCTCTCACGCTCACGCCCACATTTGCCCTTTTTGCTTCGGCGAACTTGCGGCTTCAGTCAGGGTTTGAGGGGCAGTTATTTATTGAACCACATTTACAGGACGAGTGAAGAAAATCGAATAGTACACTGAAGGACATGAGAGCAAAGTCTACAGACTCTGAGGTGAGCAACGACCTTTCACTTCCCTTTAGTGTTTTACATTAGTCACTTCAGGTTTTCTTGCACACGTCTGTAACATAGCAGTGGTTTCTTTGCACAAGGCGCAGTAAAAAggtcaaaataaaattgtgttttcgtgcgtttttttatgtttcaaaCCTGTGCCAGAAATGATATATGGATACATCCAAGCATGAATCCACTGCTCCAATGGTTTCACAGACCTTTTTACATGTTCATGTTTCAGAGCAttataagaaaaatatattgaagGAGCGCAGAAGCAGTTGGCAGTGTTATGTACTCACAATGCTGAACAGGAGTGGGAGCAACAACAGATGCACCATGGGTGTCATGATCACAGTCTGGGaacggagaagaggaggaggaggaggaggaggaggaggaggaggaggaggagcaggaggaggagcaggaggagatatGGGGATTGAAGGGAGGAGgcgaaaagaagaagaggatgaaaattaaacatttcaatTCACAAGTCACAATATTCATCGTGCTATGCAGTGACATTCATCATATCTGGTGCTTGTTTAAAGTAGTGAAGAATGCGtgggatttattattattattactcaaCTCATCTGAAGAACGTCAGCACATTATTTTGCTCCatgaaagtaaaagaaaatctgttgtCTATCTTTAAGAAAAGTCACACTTGTGGACACTATCTCATTCTATCCTCACACTTTGAGCTCAATGTGAACTTTAAGAAGTCAGAGCTTTATAACAAACCTGTTGCTCTTTGTGTAACCCGGATCCTGGTGAATGGGACACAGGTACACAAAGGTCAATGTAAAGTGTgtaatacgtgtgtgtgtgtgtgtgtgtgtgtgtggcttgagAAGTCATCACACATGGGGATAttttctctcccacacacactgactttgCTCTACAGCATAATCTTTATTATAAGACATTGCATTCAGACATACATAGACTGAATTATCTCTACGATTGAGACATGCTTTGGATaacgaaagaaaaaaaaaacatgttatgttcaataaagttaaattaaactGAGGTAATCTGTATAAAATGACCTTGTTCAAGAAAATATTAGGAACAAGGACAAAGTTTGCGATTTCCTGTTGCTGTAAAGTGCCGGCAAGGGAGAACGGGAAGTCAGCCACCACAGAAAGTGAAGGTGACATTGAGTCGTGGCCAATGACCTTTTTGTAGCTCAGCCCTCTTAAAGACAGCTAACGTCGCCGTCACTTTAAAGGACTCTTTTATTAGCAGGACAAAGATTTATTACGTAAGAAGTTACCAGGACCTTTAACCATTTATTAGTGTTCTCGACCTCCACTGACGGACACATTGTTAACTGACAAGGCATTAGCGGCGTTACCAatcaacacacagcaacatGCAATGAGTTGACTGACTTCCAGTGAGGAAAGTATTATATATTGAATTATGTTCTGTACTTTTCCAACAAGGGCCTGATTGACAAAGTGGTAAAAGTTTGTTCGGGCACTGACGGGCCTCTTGTTCTCCTCTAAAATTAAGATTTACcgtttattttacagtttctaAGACACCAAATCTAGTTTACCATAGTGGTCAGTTTCCCCTAATACCAGGAACCACCAATAACCCAGGAAGCCACAAAGGTTGTCACACAAGCCGACACCTGAAACAACCGGCCCTGACAAAGTCAAGTCAAGATCACAGCGCTCCTTCTACAAACTTAAAACCTCCGACATTTCAGATTCAGCCTGTGAGAACCAACAGATGTTGTCCAGCGTGAGTCCTACTTACGCAGCTCCTAAAAAaagatcttttaaaaaaaatccaaacaccCAACAAATCCAAAACTGTGAGCCAGGAGAGCGCAGACACTTACCTTCCTGGAGAGATCGAGTGAATCACTCCTCAGCCCTCGGAAGGATCAGAGCAGCCCCATCCTGTCTCTGGTCAAACGTTAACCAAGTGCTAACCAGCAATGTTTTATTGGACCTAATGATTGTCTAATCACCCTGAGCTCAGCCAATGCAGCTGACgagagagaagcagacaggAAGAACAGAGAAATTACACATACAGTCCTTTAAAAGACAAACCCATTATCACTAATATCTATTACTGACCAAAGATACATAGATCATCATAGTTTGAGCTTTAGTGGTGTGATATTGTTACAAGTTGGagaagtttcacagtaatagtCGTTTTTTTGCACTTTTCTGACTTAATGTGCTTGAGCTGTGAACTTCAGTAGAAAAGTTAGGATTAAAAAAAGAGGTCAGACAAATGGAAATATTTCTCCAGAAATGTGTTGTTCAGCGTTTCAGTTTCTGAGCTCGGTTCAGACTTTGACCTCTGCACCTCTGCATCGTTTCCTGTCAGATTGTCCATTAGTGGCTGTGCCTGATAAGgagccatgtgtgtgtgagaggagacaATAGGACAAACAGATTGCACTGACAATCCATTGCCTCATAATAATGCAAAGCAATGGGGAGATTCTTGTCTAAGcacacacagttaaaaaaaTTATAGCAGGTTTGATTCCAGCTGCTTTCTTTGATAAACTTTCCCACCATCAAGAAAACGTAACTGATAGGAGAGTTCCTTCACTTTTAAAcattctgttgtgttgctgcctTCGACTAAAATCAATACTCCATGACGACAAAGATAGATTATTACTCCCAGTGAGATGTTTTTGCCaatgtattaaaatgaaaaactgaCATAGGCTATGACTGTTCACTTGACTCTTTAAATTTAGCTCAGGTGACTCCCACTGCTCTTCATTATCTTTGACATATTTCTATGAGATATTTCAGTCCATCCTTCCATCTAGAGTCAGGAACACTCTGTGGTCACCAGTGTATCACAGAAACAACATAGACAAATAACCATTCACACCTTTACAGGCATTTTTAGAGTTTCCAACCCTCACcttaaccccaatctgcatttCCCTGGACTGTCTGAAGAAGCCGGACTGAAGTCCACCTTTGTTAAATCCAATAGACTGGACCTCATTTAGAAACACACACGTCCGTCTAGATAAGTTCCCACAGCtgacaaatacatttcagaGCAAAAACCAACCTAcagagctcagagacacagatcTGGGGAAGGCCATACAAAAATCTACGTAATTCAAGGTTCCCAGGAGCCACATTGTCCTCTGTATTTGTTAAAGGGACAAAAACCAGGACTCCTCTGAGAGCTGCAGGCAAACTGAGCATTCGAGGGAGAAGGGCCTTGTTAACAGTTGTGACAAAGAACCTGATGGTGACTCTGGACGAGCTCCTGAGATCCTGTGCGGAAGCGGGAGAAACTTTTGAACGTATTCCTTGTTATTCGTCACCTGGCTGCACGGATGGGATTATCTTCCATACCTCCTGACATACACATCCTGTGCAGAGAGCAGTGAGTTTTATACAAGCTGTAGAAAGCTGCTTGGAACCAAGGCAGTgacatgtgtgaatgtgcaaTTGTAGGAAAACAGGCTGTGAATGAGTCACAGTTTCACAGGATCGCTATTCAACCAAAAATCTGTGACTGCAGTGCTGACGGCTCAGTGGAGGAAAGTGTTATTTCTGATGGAACTGACTATTATGTTAAACACGGGTCCAAACGTGTGCACTGTGCAGGCCGTCTGAGAGATATTCTGTCCTAACATTCACCATCTGCCCAATGCACCCTGGTctgaacgaacacacacacacacacacacacacacacacacacacacacacacacacacacacacacacacacacacacacacaccttcttccTGGGCTGCTCTGAATGTTACCTAGGCAACACACATTCAGATTTGTACTGCCTCTCCCGTATAACTGAGTTTGAGAGCTGGGCATTCGGTGATGTTTGctgtcacactgtgtgaccCAAATCTCCCATCAGCCCCTGAGCTGCCGAATTTCAGCGTCCAATCAAGgggacacccacacacacacacccacagaggtTTGTGCAGCTGTCCTTGTTAGCCcatgcattgacttccattcattgtggacggCCAAACCAAAAACTTGTCCCTGAACTTAACTGGAAGTCTTGCCACAGCTCAAGCTTCAACTAACCACAATTCACCAAACCGTTACCATGACAACTAACCCTGAATATTTGCCAaaaccttattctaaccctcATCCTGAAATCAAATCTGGATCTGTTTTGAAAAGTGAGGATCAGCTAAAATGTCCTCACTACGTAAGGTTCTCAAAGTGTTCCTCTCAAATCCCTGTGTAAaagtacatacacacaagttTGCGCAGGCACCCTcattaggactttgcattgatttCCATTCATAGCCTGACCATAACTTTTTCCTTAACTTAACTATGACCAATTAATGCCTAAAACGTACCTTAACTCAATCACAATCTTAACCCAAAAActcagaaattatgttttgcctCATACCGGCCTTTGGTCCCCATCTGGTCCCCTGGTTCTCCTctgtcttagtgaggacactcattgacatgaTGCATTCATTggcccttaccttaaccatccaaactgCATGCCTAACACCCCTAAACCAGGTCTTATCCCTCAAAAagaccggccaaaatgtcctcacttcctgAGGTCTATGCTCaatatggacacacacaaactcttgtACTCGTATCTTAGTGGGGACACTAATTTGTATAATGAATTCCCACCCTcacaaataaatgtgtaatCTGAAGCTATACACATGACTAGAAGACtaattgtgtttgtgaaagttCAGCTTTAGTGTCACCTCCTGACTCATCTTTTGTCAGTTCAGTCGTGTTGTTGTTAAACTCTGTCCGCACAAGTGTGTCTGCTCTGTGTCCACGATGAGTCATACATGATAATATCCAATCAGTGAGGTCTgacatgacaaacacacaaaggcgactgtttttttttcttcttttcggTTGATGTCACTTTATTTCATCAAGCAGCACTGAAACTTCATCCAAGTAACAAAATACAATCCAAGATCGCTCTGGTATTTATTTACAGAAAGTGCAAAAATACAACACGTTATAAATAATGTCAAAGTAACCACTTAATGATAGAGATTCATACATAAACTACACTTAAACATCAGTAGCTTACAACTGGTCATCTGAGCACTTAGGGATTCAACAAGCAAGTCAACTGACGTGGCAGCGATGAGAGCGGAGGGACGaggggaaagaagaagaggagagaaaaaggctgattttaatgtctttgttcaaaacacagaaatgaaacaaacatcGCCTCCGTCTGTCAGTTCGTAAATACTTCCGACATTTCTGCCGcacagtgtttgtgtcagtCACTGCATTAACTGATTGTCTGGTCCATTACGAAGGCTGATGATCAGTCCACTAAGCCAGGTTCAGACTGAGTCATGTCAGTCGTCTTGGCTGTTTTGAGGATGTGACCACAGTGAGGGACCGGGTTTGAACCACCCAACGTTTATCCCTCAAGAATCAGGCTTCCCTCCAGTCCATGTCCTCTGATTCTATACCATCATGACTGGGTTTAGCGCAGAGTTAAAACCAGGGTCTGTTGAACACCTACAGCACAGACAGGTCATGACAGGACTTGGATTTCAGCTTGAACGCCGCGCTGGGGTTGTTCTTTGCCACCACCTTGTCCAGGAGACGCTTGGCCTTGGTCGGGAGGCTCTCGCGGCGCGTGTTACAGGCGCTGTGCCTCCGACGCTTGTTGGCTTCCTTGGAGTCTCGGCGCAGACGCAGCTGCCGCACGATGCCGTGGAAGGCCTCCCAGACGTTGTGCTGCATGGCCGCTGAGGTTTCGATGAACTTGCAGTCGAACACCGCAGCACAGGTGCGGCCCTCTGAGGCAGAGAgtcaaaggtcagtgtttgCATTTGGTAAAAAAGGTAGAAACTCACAGTAACTTGTGTTcatctctcacaaacacaaagggatTGTGTCTCCGTCCTCACCATTGACTGACACCTCTCTGCGTCGCACAAGGTCACACTTGTTGCCCACCAGGATGATCGGGGTGTGCTGAGCGGGACGGAGGCGGCGGAGGGTGATCCGGAGCTCGGAGGCTCGAAGGAACGAGGCCCGGTCGGTTATAGAGTACAGCAACAGGTAGGCATCACCTGTCTGCGTGGGACACTCCTGACCCTGTTCATTGGCagtctgaaaaacacacacgcacaaaacacacacacacagttagacaGAGGACATGCAGACAGATGTGCTCCCTCCAATCTGATCCTCGTGGGTCAAGACGTCGGTATTTGATCtcacccatagactgtatatataaggtcTCACCTCTGTGTCCCACGTGTCCAGCAGAGTTACAGCTGCAGGTTCTCCGTCCACTTCAATCGtcttttcacacatttcatcTGAAATcacacatcaaacaaacacaggaacatTTTAGCTTCAGTGAAATCATATAATCATCAAATAATCATatcttattttttacatattccactttaaCTTTGCACAacactctgcacttttactgcctttttttgcacttctggttagatgctaaactgcatttcgttgtataagtacttgtactgtgcaatcacaataaagttgaatctaaatAATCATGTTGACAGACATGTGCTGGACATCATGTATTACAAAAATGAGTTTCATCAGAAATTAAACAAGTGTGTGGCTCATATTTTTAAAGgatatttttctcctcatctgtaaagatatatatttagatatatatattttattttctatttgaaatttttgatattctattttattctattttattgatattctattttattgtattttatactatttctatttttattttattttttttggttgcaactactgagcattgcttaaagagagcttgtgacccaagtatttcaatgCCAGcaactgcttcatgttatctctgtgcatttgacaataaaaatctttgaatcttgaatcataGTACTTTTATCACcttttaaacataaaatctATGTATTTTTCCTTTAGATTTATGTTCACATAATATGAATGTAATGGAAATTAAAGTTTGCACCAAATAAAACTCGGATCTATCAGTCTGAGCATCACTAAGGTCCTGATCTCCTCACCTCCACCCAGCTCGCAGTCGTCGCTGTCCATGCTGTCCGCTGCCCCGGCGAAGATGCTGGCGAAGGCCGTCTTCCCGACCCCGCCGGCCCCCAGCAGCACCACCCGGTACGGCCGCCCGGGCTCCGGCGGCTCCCCGGCGGAGTCGGTGGAGAGGATGGAGTCCGCGGAGGACCAGCTCCCGCGGCTGCCGTTCGACTCCCCCGCCGAGCTGGTGCAGGACTTGGAGCGGGAGACGCAGGCGGGGACCCGGGGCAGGAAGCTGTCCGGGAGCAGGTGGCTGCCCGGGTCGCAGATGCTCCAGCGGTGGAGCTCGGTCTGCAGGCGCAGGCTGTGGCGGCGCACGGTGGACAGCATGGTGCCGCGGGCAGGACGCAGGAGGAACGTGGATGAACGTGGGGTTAATGTGGGTTCTTTTCTGCAATGTGGCGATTTAAAAGTCGCTTTTACGCATTTTTAGTTTCAGAGAACCAGAAACCAAAAGGTGCGTAAAGTCAGAGCCAGAATTCAAAGGTGCGTAAAGTCAGAGCCAGAATTCAAAGGTGCGTAAAGTCAGTTTTCAGTCTCTACATCTACTGTGCATCTTCAGaggaagaattaaaaaaaacacacgaaTCAAACTCTTTCTACAACAGAACCAGGCTCAGGCATCCAGCGCTAAAAGCTGGAGTTTGATCCGGACGTGAGGTGGTAGACTCCGGGGAGATATCCACTGCTCGTGTCTCCTGGATGAGAGTTCCCTACAGAGTCTGCTGCAGAGTCTCTAACGCTGTGATGGGGATTCCCCGTGGTTTatataaagaggaggaggaggaggagggtctcACAAGTGGAGCATTAATATTCACTGTGGAGAGGTGGGTATTTACTAATGTGACTCATAAGGGACACGCTGGTGGTGTAAGCAGTGGTGCCAAGGAAGGAAGACAAGGCCAAAAAGTATATCAACATCCAAATTGTACATATCTgtcaataatgacaataaaccCTTTATTACTACGTTTAAGTTTGAAGACTTTGCTCTTGAGTAAAGtttttggttttaaactcttctttatgagcagagaatgacaaaaacattttacaaaggTAGAACATTTTGTGTGAAACTTCTTCACTGTGCTACACAAATTAGAGGTTTATTCAGCTTGTATGCGAGTTATTTACACACTTGTGCCTCATACGAATTGAATGCGTTTATAAATGTTGGGTTTTGTGTGGGAGCAGATGAGAAAAGTTGATCCGGACTTGAGCCGCTGCCGGTTGATGATTAACAGACACAACAGATACAAAATAAGTTATTCCTAAAATATGCTTAACAGTTCTCTACTTGGATTAAtagtttgtaaatgtttatacCAGAAATATTTGATGAATAATTCAGCAAGGATGCACGCCACAACTTCCAGGAGCATTTCTtttagacaaaaacaaagattttACCCGGAATTCAATAATGAAATCTACATGAAGACATCCTCCTGTCTGAGTGAAGCATTATCAGACAGAGCTGTAATGTGAAAAAGAGACAGGGAGCGGCACAGATAACAGCTTTATATCGACTCAATCAACACACCCTCTGTTGGCTGTATAGCACTGTGGCTGTTGGGAGTGAAAACAATATCTATTATGTCTGACATCTATATTCTGTGTTGGCTCCTCAGTGTCAAAGAGGATCTAAACAGAGCCTTCAAATCAGGACTTTGTGTACAAAGGCTGGAGAAAGAGGCTTAATATAAGCCTGAGGTCATGTGTCAGGAGCACCAGCACATTGTTAATGGGTTGGAAACCACCAGTTGGTATTTTGTTAATAACCCATCTACTGATGTACACAAATGCCCAGAGAGACCCTGCATCTCATCACTGACCCATTCCACTCGTAAACATAGGattttcctcctgcagagcacttctctgtgtgtgtgtgtgtgtgtgtgtgtgtgtgtgtgtgagcgacgCAGCGACTGAGAGCAGGGAGAGTTATTTCGGTAATAGTGGGATTATACTGCTTTTTCGGCTGTGGGTTTTCAGGACTTTGTATTCGGGTTGTGGCCTCATCCTCAGGGACCTGCTGCTCTGTATTACAGAGCTGATCTGGTCTCTGCTGACAGATGATTGGGTGACATTAAATCCTTGTTAAGTGCTGGAGCGGGACCAGGGTCAGGAGGAGGGGAGCgacggatggagggatggagggatggagggatggttgTGCTCTGGCTGGCTGCAGATTGGCAGGGTGATGTTGACGGCTGCAGCGAGAGTTGACCTCCTTCTGTTCGTCTTTTGCTTGACGTAAACAATCTTtcaggaggtcagacagagtacAGAAAACAAATGCTGAGCAACACGTAAAATGCTGAGCAACACAAACCATAATGAACAAAGTTTGTGACAACTTCAAAAAACATAGTAATGGTGTACTGCACAACAACCAAGTTTCTGCCACGTAGAGGCTGCTGGGAAACGACAGCCTGCTCAGTATTTAATTACAGTGCAGAAATCAATAGATGTATTTATCCAGGGGACAGATGTGCTTTAGAGTaacaatcatttttttcttttgaaggaCCTGTTCACTTCACACCTTGAAGCTGCTCAGTGCAAACACCAGTCGGATCTGTTGGTTGCTTCTGTGTGACACTGACCTCTGACAGATTTTACTGAGACTCTTTCATCAGCTGAATTTTGAGAACAACAATAATGGATGTACTGGcttaatatatatttcaaaagaTGGTAATGATTCTtaagatgtcgttatcaaacccttataaaaatgaaatgaacagttTACCATGAATTTTCTATTATAATTAAAACCCCTTAAACAACTATATCTAGAGAACGTATATAAAgattaataactttttttaaccTTTCTGCATTTCAATTTGTATAGCAAAAGTCTTTATTATGGCGAAGATAAGCACAGATATTGATGCAGTCTAGTTAAAACAGCAGTAATCCTAATTTGATCTGTGTCTAAAATGAAGAGTAGTAACATGTCTCATAATTAAAGTGTTTAAATAAATTCATTTGATACTATTTCGTCTACATCTTAGTTTAAATTGAGCATCATTTGTGAAATATGTTCCCAGAGAGAATTAATCTATACATAGATCATATGTATACTTTATCATAATgtagaatttaaaaaataacagtaACCAGGCAAACATCTCCTCATGCAGAAGTTTGAGTGAAAGTTGTGAAACCACGTACACTTGttgtgaactgaccctttaagaCGCAGTGGCCTTGCTTCAGAAATATAATACACAATTGAGTCTAGAGGTTTCTATTTTAGTGGCGCTGCCACAAAGAGCTCCACAAAGGTGCAGAAGGCCAAGTACACCTTTACAAACACAACTATACAACAGACGGCCTTCTCGTTAGCTCGGTACATGATGTTCAGTGGGTGTTTGTGCCACAGTCACGTTGGATTTAGTGTTTAATATATAACTCTTCTCAAACATCATGCAGCTCGAGCCCCAATGATCCTCAGACTGATCCTGAATGAAATTATGAGAAGTGGGACCTCACATTCAGATGTACCGCAGAGGTCCGGAGGTCATAGGGAATAAATCTGCGACTCAGTCTCTCAGAAAAAAACCCAACTGgatccttttcctccctctccagcATTAGAAAGTCATTCACTCCATCCCTGCGCCAGGTCTTTGAGCTGACGGGGCTTAAAACGAGGGATTGGCAGCGCAGGCAGGAGCGGCTCCTAAGAGCTTTGCACAGACAGATAACCGCCTCATCATTATCACCATGCACCTCatgcaccgcccccccccctgcacatgACCTCTCAGACTATTAGAAAAGTGATTTGGATCAATATCCTGCTTGGACGAGTGACACTTGTCTGTCAGACACGTGTGCTGCACCAATACCAAAGAGCTGCGCCACAGATTTGATCGCCCTGAAACAACAGACACCATCTCACGTGGCCAACGTCAGGCCAAGGCAGGAGCTGGAAGAAGTTGCTTGGTGACAGTTGCTATGCCACCATTGGTTTCAGTCGGAGTTTCTCTAATGTCTGGAGTCATGGAGTTTGTACTGTGGTTAAGTTCAGGCTTCTGGCCAAAATCT from the Limanda limanda chromosome 11, fLimLim1.1, whole genome shotgun sequence genome contains:
- the gem gene encoding GTP-binding protein GEM, with product MLSTVRRHSLRLQTELHRWSICDPGSHLLPDSFLPRVPACVSRSKSCTSSAGESNGSRGSWSSADSILSTDSAGEPPEPGRPYRVVLLGAGGVGKTAFASIFAGAADSMDSDDCELGGDEMCEKTIEVDGEPAAVTLLDTWDTETANEQGQECPTQTGDAYLLLYSITDRASFLRASELRITLRRLRPAQHTPIILVGNKCDLVRRREVSVNEGRTCAAVFDCKFIETSAAMQHNVWEAFHGIVRQLRLRRDSKEANKRRRHSACNTRRESLPTKAKRLLDKVVAKNNPSAAFKLKSKSCHDLSVL